In Streptomyces sp. SN-593, a single genomic region encodes these proteins:
- a CDS encoding TatD family hydrolase has translation MPTKKNAEPAPAPEPLRVPVADSHTHLDMQSGTVEEALAAAAAVGVRTLIQVGCDLKGSRWAARTAAEHDAIWAAVALHPNEAPRIVHGDPDHWSRQGDREPGGMAALEAAIDEIDALAALPQVRGVGETGLDYFRTGPGGAQAQAHSFRRHIAIAKRHGKALVIHDRDAHEDVLRILEEEGAPETVLFHCFSGDAAMARLCAERGYHMSFAGNVSYKSAQNLRDAVAAAPLDRLLVETDAPFLTPVPHRGRPNAPYLIPVTLRAMAAARGEDEDVLAEAVARNTARVFGY, from the coding sequence ATGCCGACGAAGAAGAACGCCGAGCCCGCGCCCGCCCCCGAACCGCTGCGCGTCCCGGTCGCCGACTCCCACACCCACCTGGACATGCAGTCCGGCACCGTGGAGGAGGCGCTGGCGGCCGCGGCGGCGGTGGGGGTGCGCACCCTGATCCAGGTCGGCTGCGACCTGAAGGGCTCGCGCTGGGCGGCGCGCACCGCCGCGGAGCACGACGCGATCTGGGCGGCCGTGGCGCTGCACCCCAACGAGGCGCCCAGGATCGTGCACGGCGACCCCGACCACTGGTCGCGCCAGGGGGACAGGGAGCCGGGCGGGATGGCGGCGCTGGAGGCGGCGATCGACGAGATCGACGCCCTGGCCGCGCTGCCGCAGGTGCGGGGTGTGGGGGAGACCGGGCTGGACTACTTCCGCACCGGCCCGGGCGGCGCCCAGGCGCAGGCGCACTCCTTCCGCCGGCACATCGCGATCGCCAAGCGGCACGGCAAGGCGCTGGTCATCCACGACCGGGACGCCCACGAGGACGTGCTGCGCATCCTGGAGGAGGAGGGCGCGCCCGAGACGGTGCTCTTCCACTGCTTCTCCGGCGACGCGGCCATGGCGCGGCTGTGCGCCGAGCGCGGCTACCACATGTCGTTCGCCGGGAACGTCAGCTACAAGTCGGCGCAGAACCTGCGGGACGCGGTGGCGGCCGCCCCGCTGGACCGGCTGCTGGTGGAGACGGACGCGCCCTTCCTCACGCCGGTGCCGCACCGCGGGCGCCCCAACGCGCCCTACCTGATCCCGGTGACGCTGCGGGCGATGGCGGCGGCCAGGGGCGAGGACGAGGACGTCCTCGCGGAGGCGGTGGCCCGGAACACGGCGCGTGTCTTCGGGTACTGA
- a CDS encoding SDR family NAD(P)-dependent oxidoreductase — protein sequence MTGRFDGYGVVVTGSARGIGEATARRFAAEGAGVLIADLDGVAASRTAAAIRADGGRAEAVRCDVAERASVDAAVTRAVDVFGTLDVLVNNAYSCGDHHEDFALETEEEWAHDLDVTLTGAMRCSRAALPHLKNAPRRRGAIVNIGSVNGLSYFGNHSYSAAKAGLVSLTRTLAVHAARDGVRVNLVAPGTIRTPAWKGREATLARAAAVYPLGRVGEPADIAAAVAFLASRDASWITGITLPVEGGILPSNPGFTDALADE from the coding sequence ATGACTGGACGCTTCGACGGCTACGGCGTGGTGGTGACGGGGTCGGCCCGCGGGATCGGCGAGGCGACGGCGCGCAGGTTCGCCGCCGAGGGCGCGGGGGTGCTGATCGCCGACCTGGACGGTGTGGCGGCCTCGCGCACGGCGGCCGCCATCCGCGCGGACGGCGGCCGGGCGGAGGCGGTGCGCTGCGACGTGGCGGAACGGGCCTCGGTGGACGCGGCGGTCACCCGTGCGGTGGACGTGTTCGGCACCCTGGACGTGCTGGTGAACAACGCCTACTCCTGCGGCGACCACCACGAGGACTTCGCGCTGGAGACCGAGGAGGAGTGGGCGCACGACCTCGATGTCACCCTCACCGGTGCGATGAGGTGCTCGCGGGCCGCCCTTCCCCACCTGAAGAACGCGCCGAGGCGGCGCGGGGCGATCGTCAACATCGGTTCGGTCAACGGCTTGTCGTACTTCGGCAACCACTCCTACAGCGCGGCGAAGGCCGGACTGGTGTCGCTGACCCGCACCCTCGCGGTGCACGCGGCGCGCGACGGGGTGCGGGTCAACCTCGTGGCGCCCGGCACGATCCGCACCCCGGCGTGGAAGGGCCGCGAGGCCACGCTCGCGCGGGCCGCGGCGGTCTACCCGCTGGGCCGGGTCGGCGAACCGGCCGACATCGCGGCGGCCGTCGCCTTCCTGGCGTCGCGCGACGCGTCCTGGATCACCGGGATCACCCTGCCCGTGGAGGGCGGCATCCTGCCCAGCAACCCGGGTTTCACGGACGCCCTGGCGGACGAGTAG
- the rsmI gene encoding 16S rRNA (cytidine(1402)-2'-O)-methyltransferase: MLVLAGTPIGDVGDAPPRLAAELAAADVVAAEDTRRLRRLTQALGVEPAGRVVSYFEGNEAARTGDLADALEGGARVVLVTDAGMPSVSDPGYRLVAAAVERGVRVTAVPGPSAVLTALAVSGLPVDRFCFEGFLPRRPGERLARLREVAADRRTLVYFEAPHRIDDTLAAMAEVFGGERRAAVCRELTKTYEEVRRGPLAELARWAADRVRGEITVVVEGAPAPVPGDVPPEELARRVAAREEAGERRKEAIAAVAVEAGVPKRDVFDAVVAAKHGQP; the protein is encoded by the coding sequence CTGCTGGTGCTCGCGGGCACGCCGATCGGCGACGTCGGCGACGCGCCGCCCCGGCTGGCCGCCGAACTCGCCGCGGCCGACGTCGTGGCCGCCGAGGACACCCGGCGGCTGCGCCGGCTGACGCAGGCGCTCGGCGTGGAGCCGGCCGGGCGCGTCGTGTCGTACTTCGAGGGGAACGAGGCGGCCCGGACCGGGGATCTGGCCGACGCGCTGGAGGGCGGCGCCCGGGTGGTGCTGGTGACCGACGCGGGCATGCCGTCGGTCTCCGACCCCGGGTACCGGCTGGTGGCCGCCGCGGTGGAGCGCGGGGTACGGGTGACGGCCGTGCCGGGGCCGTCGGCGGTGCTGACCGCGCTGGCGGTGTCCGGCCTGCCGGTGGACCGGTTCTGCTTCGAGGGGTTCCTGCCGCGCAGGCCCGGGGAGCGGCTGGCCCGGCTGCGGGAGGTGGCGGCCGACCGCCGCACGCTCGTGTACTTCGAGGCGCCGCACCGGATCGACGACACCCTCGCGGCCATGGCGGAGGTGTTCGGCGGGGAGCGGCGGGCCGCGGTGTGCCGGGAGCTGACCAAGACGTACGAGGAGGTGCGGCGCGGCCCGCTGGCGGAACTGGCCCGCTGGGCGGCCGACCGGGTGCGGGGCGAGATCACCGTGGTGGTCGAGGGCGCCCCGGCGCCGGTGCCCGGGGACGTGCCGCCTGAGGAACTGGCGCGGCGGGTCGCGGCGCGGGAGGAGGCGGGCGAGCGCCGCAAGGAGGCGATCGCGGCGGTCGCCGTGGAGGCGGGCGTGCCGAAGCGGGACGTGTTCGACGCGGTGGTGGCGGCCAAGCACGGGCAGCCGTGA
- a CDS encoding dolichyl-phosphate-mannose--protein mannosyltransferase: MTSETVAQDRAQEGVRETAEPSAWARRLRGFGHVETPRTDTRERLVPPFPEPGTKVWRMLGLGPRLAHVAAKWSGWVGPILVAAIAGGLRFWHLGSPREVVFDETYYAKDAWSMIKYGYEGTWPDGKVSNPQILAHPQVIPLSKVGSYVVHPPAGKWVIGVGEWMFGLNPFGWRFMVALLGTLAVLMLCRIGRRLFRSTALGCIAGTLMAVDGLEFVMSRTSLLDLIIMFFALAAFGCLLVDRDWSRARLAAALPVGEDGFAGPDDEVGSRQGMGWRPWRVAAAVLLGLAASSKWNGMYYLAFFMILTLLWDVGSRRVAGSRSPYLAVLRKDFGWSVLTMLPGALVTYLLTWTGWFMSSDGYDRHWADGRGGFWSFIPAPLRSLWHYEHDVYKFNVGLHTYHPYQSNPWSWLVLGRPVSYYFESPKTGQDGCTASEGCAREILALGTPLLWWSACFALVYLLYRWIARRDWRAGAILCAAGAGLLPWFHYQDRTIFYFYAVAFVPYLCLAVTMMIGAFLGPREAPESRRMWGAVGAGVLVLLIIWNFIYFFPIYTGMTIPYHSWQARMWLDSWI, from the coding sequence GTGACGAGTGAGACCGTGGCGCAGGACCGTGCGCAAGAGGGCGTCCGGGAAACGGCGGAGCCGAGCGCGTGGGCGCGGCGGTTGCGCGGGTTCGGGCACGTCGAGACGCCCCGGACCGACACCCGCGAGCGCCTGGTCCCCCCGTTCCCCGAACCGGGCACCAAGGTCTGGCGGATGCTCGGCCTCGGCCCGCGCCTCGCGCACGTGGCCGCGAAGTGGTCGGGCTGGGTCGGCCCGATCCTGGTCGCCGCGATCGCCGGCGGCCTGCGCTTCTGGCACCTGGGCAGCCCGCGCGAGGTCGTCTTCGACGAGACGTACTACGCCAAGGACGCCTGGTCGATGATCAAGTACGGCTACGAGGGCACGTGGCCGGACGGCAAGGTCTCCAACCCGCAGATCCTCGCGCACCCGCAGGTCATCCCGCTGTCGAAGGTCGGCAGCTACGTGGTGCACCCGCCCGCCGGGAAGTGGGTGATCGGCGTCGGCGAGTGGATGTTCGGGCTGAACCCGTTCGGCTGGCGCTTCATGGTGGCCCTGCTCGGCACCCTGGCGGTGCTCATGCTCTGCCGGATCGGCCGCCGGCTGTTCCGCTCCACCGCGCTGGGCTGCATCGCGGGCACCCTGATGGCGGTCGACGGCCTCGAGTTCGTGATGAGCCGGACCTCGCTGCTCGACCTGATCATCATGTTCTTCGCACTGGCCGCGTTCGGCTGCCTGCTGGTCGACCGCGACTGGTCGCGCGCGCGACTGGCGGCCGCGCTGCCGGTGGGCGAGGACGGTTTCGCGGGGCCGGACGACGAGGTGGGCTCCCGCCAGGGCATGGGCTGGCGGCCCTGGCGGGTGGCCGCGGCCGTCCTGCTGGGCCTCGCCGCTTCCAGCAAGTGGAACGGCATGTACTACCTCGCCTTCTTCATGATCCTCACGCTGCTGTGGGACGTCGGCTCACGGCGCGTCGCCGGCTCCCGCAGCCCGTACCTGGCCGTCCTGCGCAAGGACTTCGGCTGGTCGGTGCTCACGATGCTGCCGGGCGCCCTGGTGACGTACCTGCTCACCTGGACCGGCTGGTTCATGTCCAGCGACGGCTACGACCGGCACTGGGCGGACGGCCGCGGCGGCTTCTGGTCCTTCATCCCCGCGCCGCTGCGCAGCCTGTGGCACTACGAGCACGACGTCTACAAGTTCAACGTCGGCCTGCACACCTACCACCCGTACCAGTCCAACCCCTGGAGCTGGCTGGTCCTGGGGCGGCCGGTGTCGTACTACTTCGAGTCGCCGAAGACCGGGCAGGACGGCTGCACCGCCTCCGAGGGCTGCGCCCGCGAGATCCTCGCCCTGGGCACCCCGCTGCTGTGGTGGTCGGCCTGCTTCGCGCTGGTCTACCTGCTCTACCGCTGGATCGCCCGCCGCGACTGGCGGGCCGGCGCGATCCTCTGCGCGGCCGGCGCGGGCCTGCTCCCCTGGTTCCACTACCAGGACCGCACCATCTTCTACTTCTACGCGGTCGCCTTCGTGCCCTACCTGTGCCTGGCGGTCACCATGATGATCGGCGCCTTCCTCGGCCCCCGCGAGGCCCCGGAGAGCAGACGCATGTGGGGCGCGGTGGGAGCGGGCGTCCTCGTGCTCCTCATCATCTGGAACTTCATCTACTTCTTCCCGATCTACACGGGCATGACGATCCCCTACCACTCCTGGCAGGCCCGGATGTGGCTGGACTCCTGGATCTGA
- a CDS encoding serine hydrolase domain-containing protein gives MSGEGAYGGYDDADGATAGGTVREEGPGAVPVHGTVADGWEPVRDTFAENFARRGDVGAAVALHHEGRAVVDLWAGRTGFDGGGRWERRTAQVVRSAGKGVAAVCLLLLHQRGQLDLDAPVHTYWAEFKAAGKDRVTVRDVLAHRAGVPALDTPLTPREALDGVSGPRAVAAQEPSFAPGRAHGYHAQTFSWLVGELVLRVTGRTIGQYVAEEVAGPLGLDLWLGLPADQDHRVGRIGSVVTPEPPASGGLRARPKRTVKDAYADPASLTSRAFAAITPAPDENDPAYRAGELAGSGTIATARSLARCYAALLGDVTGGDVTADGASDDGPRPGSGSGSGRRLFDPGTLAAASTVEADGPDQVLLLNTRFGPGFMLHGPASPMLGARSFGHPGRGGSLGFADPDSGIGFAYVTNGMQRNVTADPRAQALVRAVRQCLR, from the coding sequence ATGAGCGGCGAGGGCGCGTACGGCGGGTACGACGACGCGGACGGCGCGACGGCGGGCGGGACGGTGCGGGAGGAAGGCCCCGGCGCCGTCCCGGTGCACGGGACGGTCGCCGACGGCTGGGAGCCGGTGCGGGACACCTTCGCCGAGAACTTCGCGCGGCGCGGGGACGTCGGCGCCGCCGTGGCGCTGCACCACGAGGGACGGGCGGTCGTCGACCTGTGGGCCGGGCGCACGGGGTTCGACGGGGGCGGCCGGTGGGAGCGGCGGACCGCCCAGGTCGTCAGGTCGGCCGGCAAGGGGGTCGCGGCGGTGTGCCTGCTGCTGCTCCACCAGCGCGGGCAACTGGACCTCGACGCGCCCGTGCACACCTACTGGGCCGAGTTCAAGGCGGCGGGCAAGGACCGCGTGACGGTGCGGGACGTGCTGGCGCACCGGGCCGGGGTGCCCGCGCTGGACACGCCGCTGACCCCGCGCGAAGCGCTCGACGGGGTCTCGGGACCGCGGGCGGTGGCCGCGCAGGAGCCGTCGTTCGCGCCGGGCCGCGCGCACGGCTACCACGCGCAGACGTTCAGCTGGCTGGTCGGGGAGCTGGTGCTGCGGGTGACCGGTCGGACCATCGGACAGTACGTCGCCGAGGAGGTCGCCGGGCCGCTCGGCCTCGACCTGTGGCTGGGGCTGCCCGCGGACCAGGACCACCGCGTCGGCCGGATCGGCTCCGTCGTCACCCCCGAGCCGCCCGCGTCCGGCGGCCTGCGCGCCCGCCCCAAGCGCACCGTCAAGGACGCCTACGCCGACCCCGCGTCGCTCACCAGCCGGGCGTTCGCCGCGATCACGCCGGCGCCGGACGAGAACGATCCCGCCTACCGGGCCGGCGAGCTGGCGGGCTCGGGCACGATCGCCACCGCCCGTTCGCTGGCCCGCTGCTACGCCGCGCTGCTCGGTGACGTGACCGGCGGTGACGTGACGGCCGACGGTGCGAGCGACGACGGTCCACGTCCCGGTTCCGGCTCCGGTTCCGGCCGGCGGCTGTTCGACCCCGGCACCCTCGCGGCCGCGTCCACCGTGGAGGCGGACGGGCCGGATCAGGTGCTGCTGCTCAACACCCGCTTCGGACCGGGCTTCATGCTGCACGGGCCGGCCTCGCCGATGCTGGGCGCGCGGTCGTTCGGGCACCCGGGGCGGGGCGGATCGCTCGGGTTCGCCGACCCCGACAGCGGGATCGGCTTCGCGTACGTGACGAACGGGATGCAGCGCAACGTGACCGCGGACCCGCGTGCGCAGGCTCTGGTCAGGGCCGTTCGCCAGTGCCTACGCTGA